One segment of Pseudophryne corroboree isolate aPseCor3 chromosome 10, aPseCor3.hap2, whole genome shotgun sequence DNA contains the following:
- the LOC134965046 gene encoding C-X-C chemokine receptor type 3-like: MYDSYKSFTLNSADFDNSTFAYSAYSDSEDVTPCSQEENKIFDQSFVPAFYSLLFLAGILGNGLVMTVLLPNRQKMQSTDIFILHLALADLLLVATLPFWAVQTTLGWVFGQVLCKIVASIFKINFYAGTFLLTCISFDRYLSIVYAVQVYKRHRMDLVHWSCFIVWCLCFILSIPDAMYYSVSLESRINMTVCEPFFPISTSRHWKVALTFLFHIMGFLLPLVGMLYCYSHIILTLLNSQGFKKQKALRLIIAVVVAFFLCWSPYNIAAFIDTVKMLQLNSSCDFETKIDIALSVTSGLCYFHSCLNPVLYAFIGTKFKSNLAEMFSNTRLCPQFVAQYVKRRQPSTRSSTRSDSGDTSLSGVY, encoded by the exons ATGTACGACTCTTACAAG AGCTTTACCCTGAATTCAGCTGACTTTGACAACAGCACTTTTGCATACTCTGCATACTCAGACAGTGAAGATGTCACTCCTTGTAGCCAAGAGGAGAATAAGATTTTTGATCAAAGTTTTGTGCCAGCATTTTATAGCCTTTTGTTCTTGGCTGGAATCCTGGGAAATGGGCTGGTCATGACCGTCCTGCTGCCAAATAGACAGAAAATGCAGAGCACCGATATCTTCATTTTGCATCTGGCATTGGCCGATTTGTTGCTGGTTGCCACCTTACCATTTTGGGCAGTACAGACTACCTTAGGATGGGTATTTGGCCAAGTCCTATGCAAAATAGTGGCTTCCATCTTCAAAATCAACTTTTATGCTGGCACTTTCCTCCTTACCTGTATAAGCTTTGATCGCTATCTCTCGATAGTCTATGCTGTCCAGGTTTATAAAAGGCACAGAATGGACCTCGTTCACTGGAGCTGTTTCATAGTTTGGTGCCTGTGCTTCATATTGTCTATTCCTGATGCAATGTATTATTCCGTCTCACTGGAATCTCGAATAAACATGACCGTATGTGAGCCCTTTTTCCCCATCTCGACTTCAAGACACTGGAAAGTGGCTTTGACTTTTCTGTTCCACATCATGGGATTTCTGCTGCCTCTGGTTGGTATGTTGTATTGTTACTCACATATCATACTAACCCTGCTAAATTCTCAAGGATTTAAGAAACAGAAGGCGCTAAGACTTATAATTGCTGTTGTGGTGGCTTTCTTCTTGTGTTGGTCCCCATATAATATTGCAGCATTTATAGACACAGTGAAGATGTTGCAGCTTAACAGTAGCTGCGACTTTGAAACTAAAATTGATATCGCATTATCGGTCACGTCTGGTCTGTGCTACTTCCACTCTTGCCTGAATCCTGTGCTCTATGCTTTCATTGGGACCAAATTCAAGAGTAATCTGGCTGAAATGTTTAGTAACACAAGACTATGTCCACAGTTTGTGGCACAATACGTGAAGAGGAGGCAGCCTTCCACTAGATCTTCCACCAGGTCTGATTCTGGTGACACATCTCTATCTGGGGTCTACTAG